ATCTGTCTGGGTCTGCTGAAGAGCAGGCTCGCTGCCCAGAAAGGCAACAGAAAGAAGGGGACGTTCCTCCAAAAGGCTGGTCGAATGTTCGACCCATATTTAcctgtgaaaacacaagaagaagaagaagaagaagaacacagaCAACTGTCATCAATAGAAAAGGACCAGAAACACCTCGTCTGATGTGATGAATCAAAGCGTTCATGTTGGCAGTGCTCACCAATGACCACCCCTGGGATGAGGACAATCTGATGGGCAATTGAGGAACCCGTCCACAGCAGCCCCAGGCTGCGATAGCACTTCCTGTGTAGACAGAAAATTTCATTAAGAGGactcactgaacacacagaggacaggtttcGATGCCACAGCTTACCCTCCGAACATGCGGTGGATGATagtgaggaagaggacgaaGTGAACGATTCCTTCCCAGTAAGACATCATCACAGCATAGGCGCTACTCAGATGAGGCTCACCCTGAAGAGATATGGGCATCATGAGGAATTTAAACTTAAGACTGAAATACGAACCCTTATTAGGAAGTTCTatagggagagaaggagaggttCAGCTCACTGTCGTTCCTCTTACCATCTTTAGGTAGAAGCCCATGAAGCCAGAGATGAACCCGTCCTGCTCTAAAGCATTAGTCAGGCCCACCATGCAGGTGAAGGAAAACTCTGCAAATACTGGACGGACACAAAGAGGCACAATGAAAAAAGCAACACTCCACATTcatttgattgacagatgtTAAAGCGTGTGTTGTACCATAGAATAAGGGGTCCATATTGGTCTTGTTTcgcacagtgaagaggaggaggagaagaataAATCCCAGGACGACCATCCCCATTCCCAGGATAGGAAGAGGTCTGAGGGGTAACGCAGAGATCAAGTTGTCTGTGCAAGTCTCAAACCCTTCAAGTATTTCATCTTGAGCTGAAGCAACTCTTTTGACAATCGATTAATTGcttaagtcattttttttaacaaagatGCAGAAGTTTCATTGGATCCAGCTTCTCACTGAGAGGTTTCCACCTCTATGTGTCTTTCGTGATAATTCAATAAAAGATATTGGAAGATGTCGTCTTGTGCTTTAGAAATTTTTGAGTCGCTGAGAAAAATAACTGTTAGTCCCAGCCCTAATTTTAACAATCTTCTTCACATTCATACTTTCATCAGAAAAAAGGTGGTTATAAGTTACAGTTTTTAGGTTTTATACAATCATTGGaagcatttctttccttttttgagTAAAATCTTTACTTTTCGAAGTGCAGTTCTTTGGATCAATTGCACTGATCTTGGGATGAGCAGGGGTGAATTGGTGATATATTTCAATTGTGAAAGTTTTACATCCCCGataaaaaattatttatttttattattatattacagATATTTCCTTAAATGTACTTTATTCTATATTGAGGGCTTTAGTGAatcttgttttctgtggagGCTTTAACGGGGTTACCTCAGGATAAACTCGCTCTCGCTAAACCTCCTGTTCCTTCAGACTGTGGGCCGCCTCATAAGCCTGTAACATCAGCAGCTTTACTGTGCTATGTCTCCCTACAGCAGGCCAAGATGAGAGTGAAGTTATCAAagagtgcatgcacacacttacTGCTGAAGCGCGGGGACGTTGTTCATGGTGTACAAAACACCAGGAGCCAAGAGAGAAACGACAAACACGCAAACTTCCACCGGCGGCCTCATGGTGGAAAACTTCTTGTTTGACCTCTTTTATAGATGAAAtgtccacacagaaacactcccTGCTAAACGCGCCTGGCTGTGTAGAGATGCATGTTAGAAGCCAGCGTCTTCTCCACTGCCGCCGCCGAGAGAAGGAGATAATTAAAAGGAGTGTCACCCGTTGCCTTTTGATCTGTGATACAGCAGAGCTACGCAGCTGCCGTATGTCTGCTATCTAGTAGGTCTCAAAGTTCAGCTCAGGAGTCTAATGAGGGAAAATTTAAAGGGAGAGCGATGCCGGTTTGAAGGACCGCTGAATCGTGCGTAATGCGTAAAATACGCatttatattttgcattttggtATTAATGGCCGTAGATGAGTACAAATGGACTCTGCTGGGTGATTCCACATACGACTAGTAGTCCATTTAAATAATTTAACATATGGTCATTCCCCATTCAATGTATGCTTGCACAGACTGCCACCTGGTGGATGGACTTTTCACATGTGTCTTAATGTCTTTGATGacactgaatttcattttgtgcttttgctttttaatttcaCTGTGTTTGGATTCTAGGAATCCAATGAGGTGAGTCTGtactgccaaaaaaaaacaaggttatGCTGCACATGGTAAAGTGCTGTCTAGGCTCCTGTGGCCCCTGGGGTTCGATTAAGGAGCCATCTGTCCTGTTTGGTGAAAGATTAGGAACTCCTCTGTCTGTTGTCTCTTGTCTTGATTAGATTCTGGATTATATCTGAGAGAGATCATAAAGTTCAGAACAaagattatgtttttttttttcagtcaagtGACAGTCATCATCATTGTTATATTTCTTGAACAGTTTCTTTCCAAAAGACTGCATCAAACATTTTTTCTGCATATCGTAAAGAATGAGCATGTGCATTACGCAGCTTATGGATGAACAGCATTTATAAAGCAGGCCTACATCTAATACAACTTTATCTTCTGCAACAAAGCGGCTGAAGAGGATTAATGCTGCTGTTGCCACAGAAACTTAGCGGCCAGTGGAAAGAGAGAGTACAGAGGGGTGGGGAGTCCATggacagaggagaagc
The Chaetodon auriga isolate fChaAug3 chromosome 12, fChaAug3.hap1, whole genome shotgun sequence genome window above contains:
- the LOC143329449 gene encoding transmembrane 6 superfamily member 2-like, with translation MRPPVEVCVFVVSLLAPGVLYTMNNVPALQQPLPILGMGMVVLGFILLLLLFTVRNKTNMDPLFYVFAEFSFTCMVGLTNALEQDGFISGFMGFYLKMGEPHLSSAYAVMMSYWEGIVHFVLFLTIIHRMFGGKCYRSLGLLWTGSSIAHQIVLIPGVVIGKYGSNIRPAFWRNVPFFLLPFWAASLLFSRPRQMPIITADKISVEQKKSLLARPVDLLLSLLLLAAMAFSVFRGFVVLDCPLDTCFTYIYQFEPYLKDPVGFPRVMMLVYLFYALPLLTLFIYGLNTPGCSWMLDWTIFFAGAMAQTQWCHIGASLHSRTPFTYRVPADKWWPVISLNVMLAAVPILLALRCHANPSYLMKPVPQGQTNSKKKKN